One segment of Bacillus alkalisoli DNA contains the following:
- a CDS encoding sensor domain-containing protein, whose translation MKKESIINCYIHYKTPLQITLLYVIAGVIWIFLSDYLIENFITDPRLGSMILFIKKVLYVLVTAVFLFILVSKISMKEKKKSDQKLNISEIALKSSKKELEDVTRALDESSIIAITDHKGVITFVNKQFCEISKYSEEELLGKDHRIVNSGYHPKKFFKEMWQTIAIGKTWHGKIQNRAKDGSIYWVYTTIVPFLNSEGKPYQYVSIRNDISGEKQVEEALQISKQRYQSLYEYNYNAVFTMEKDGNFLSANPMFEKITGYQIQEAYGKHYGQMVLPQCLDYTNEQFKKAANGVPQSYECRIYHKSGRIIPLNVTNVPIIVNGEIIGVYGIAKDLTDLKKTENQLKESEAKYRLIAENMTDLVSIIGPDRVYQYVSPSYKLVLGFHPRDLVGKDPFHLIHQEDFEGVTKKFGEAVMLKENRVAEFRFKHANGQDVWVEAYGKPVLDEEGNLLHIQVISRNVTERKMYEAKLAEMAYHDPLTGIPNRRLFQERLDQNIKDAERYHRKFALLYMDMDKFKQINDSLGHDIGDELLVQFAKRVQHSLRESDTLARQGGDEFIILLSEIKEEQDAIMIAERILASLQTPWNIEGHEFNTTSSIGVAYYPYHGDSSQDLMRRADKALYEAKEAGRNNIKTYNE comes from the coding sequence ATGAAAAAGGAAAGTATAATAAATTGCTATATTCACTATAAAACCCCATTACAAATTACTCTGCTATATGTTATTGCAGGAGTTATTTGGATCTTTCTATCAGACTATTTAATTGAAAATTTTATAACAGACCCTAGATTAGGTTCCATGATATTATTCATTAAAAAAGTACTGTATGTTTTAGTAACAGCAGTGTTCTTATTTATACTTGTGTCTAAAATTTCTATGAAAGAAAAAAAGAAATCTGATCAAAAATTGAATATTAGCGAGATAGCATTGAAGTCCTCAAAAAAGGAACTAGAAGATGTTACGAGAGCACTAGATGAGTCGTCCATTATTGCTATAACAGACCATAAAGGTGTTATAACGTTTGTGAATAAACAGTTTTGTGAAATCTCAAAGTATAGTGAAGAAGAATTACTAGGCAAAGACCATCGAATAGTAAATTCAGGGTACCATCCAAAAAAGTTTTTTAAAGAAATGTGGCAAACGATTGCAATAGGGAAGACATGGCACGGGAAAATTCAGAACCGAGCGAAAGATGGTAGCATTTATTGGGTATATACAACCATTGTACCGTTTCTAAATAGTGAAGGAAAACCATATCAATATGTTTCGATTCGTAATGATATATCAGGCGAAAAGCAAGTAGAGGAAGCTTTACAAATAAGTAAACAGCGTTATCAATCGTTATATGAATACAATTATAATGCAGTCTTTACAATGGAAAAGGATGGCAACTTTTTAAGCGCTAATCCAATGTTTGAGAAAATTACAGGTTATCAAATACAAGAAGCATACGGGAAACATTACGGACAAATGGTTCTCCCTCAATGTTTAGACTATACAAATGAACAGTTTAAAAAAGCGGCGAATGGTGTGCCTCAGAGCTACGAGTGTAGAATCTATCATAAATCAGGGCGAATCATTCCGTTAAATGTAACGAATGTACCTATTATTGTAAACGGTGAAATTATTGGGGTGTATGGTATTGCAAAAGATTTAACAGATTTAAAGAAAACAGAAAACCAACTAAAAGAAAGTGAAGCAAAGTATCGATTAATTGCGGAAAATATGACAGATCTAGTGTCTATTATAGGTCCTGATAGAGTGTATCAATATGTTTCTCCTTCATACAAGTTAGTATTAGGGTTTCACCCACGAGACTTAGTAGGAAAGGATCCCTTTCATTTAATACACCAGGAAGACTTTGAAGGTGTTACTAAGAAGTTTGGAGAAGCGGTCATGTTAAAAGAAAACCGAGTTGCTGAGTTTCGCTTTAAACATGCAAACGGTCAAGATGTTTGGGTAGAAGCATATGGTAAGCCGGTATTAGATGAAGAAGGCAACCTTTTGCATATTCAAGTTATATCAAGAAATGTAACAGAGCGAAAAATGTATGAAGCAAAGTTAGCTGAAATGGCCTACCATGACCCACTTACAGGTATACCGAATCGAAGACTTTTCCAAGAAAGGCTAGATCAAAATATAAAAGATGCAGAAAGATATCATCGTAAATTTGCTCTTCTCTATATGGATATGGACAAATTTAAGCAAATTAACGATTCACTTGGGCATGATATTGGCGATGAATTGCTCGTACAGTTTGCTAAAAGAGTACAACATAGTTTAAGAGAAAGTGACACGCTAGCTCGACAAGGTGGAGATGAGTTTATCATCTTGTTATCAGAAATAAAAGAAGAGCAAGATGCGATTATGATTGCTGAAAGGATTCTAGCTTCTTTGCAAACACCTTGGAATATTGAAGGTCATGAATTTAATACGACATCTAGTATTGGAGTTGCCTATTATCCGTACCATGGAGATAGTTCGCAGGATTTAATGAGAAGAGCAGATAAAGCATTGTATGAGGCAAAAGAAGCAGGAAGAAATAATATAAAAACTTACAATGAATGA
- the glmS gene encoding glutamine--fructose-6-phosphate transaminase (isomerizing) yields MCGIVGYIGTQDTKEILLKGLEKLEYRGYDSAGIAVVNENGVHVFKEKGRIADLREVVKTDVTATVGIGHTRWATHGVPSKVNAHPHQSESKRLTLVHNGVIENYAILKREYLQDVTLVSDTDTEVIVQIIDKFVNEGSTVEEALRQTLSILKGSYAIALVDNEEPDTIYVGKNKSPLLVGVGQDNFNVVASDAMAMLQVTDQFVELMDKEMVIVKRESVTIKKLNGEIVERAPYTAELDASDIEKGTYPHYMLKEIDEQPLVMRKLIQKYQSENGKLAIDEKIIGAINEADRLYIIAAGTSYHAGLVGKQMIEQLAKVPVEVHVASEFNYNMPILSERPLFIFISQSGETADSRAVLVQVKELGYKALTITNVPGSTLSREADYTLLLHAGPEIAVASTKAYTAQLGVLAILATVTAETKGMELDFDLVQELGIVANAMEVLCNMKEEVEDIARKFLSTTRNCFFIGRTVDFYVGLEGALKLKEISYIQAEGFAGGELKHGTIALIEEGTPVIAISTQEHVDLSIRGNVKEVVARGANPCIISMKGLETEEDSFVVPKVYDLLSPLVSVIPLQLIAYYAALHRDCDVDKPRNLAKSVTVE; encoded by the coding sequence AAAACGGATGTTACAGCAACAGTTGGTATTGGTCACACGCGTTGGGCAACACATGGAGTTCCAAGTAAGGTGAATGCTCATCCACACCAAAGTGAATCAAAGCGTCTTACATTAGTGCACAACGGTGTTATCGAAAACTATGCTATTCTAAAACGTGAATATCTACAAGATGTAACGCTTGTAAGTGATACAGATACAGAAGTAATCGTACAAATTATCGATAAGTTTGTTAATGAAGGAAGCACAGTGGAAGAAGCACTTCGTCAAACTCTTTCTATATTAAAAGGATCTTATGCGATTGCTTTAGTAGACAACGAAGAGCCAGATACCATTTATGTTGGAAAAAATAAAAGCCCATTATTAGTAGGTGTTGGTCAAGATAACTTTAACGTAGTTGCAAGTGATGCAATGGCAATGTTACAAGTAACGGATCAATTCGTGGAACTAATGGACAAAGAAATGGTTATCGTAAAGCGTGAATCGGTAACGATTAAAAAATTAAATGGTGAAATCGTTGAGCGTGCTCCTTACACAGCGGAGTTAGATGCTAGCGACATTGAAAAAGGCACATACCCACATTACATGTTAAAAGAAATTGATGAGCAGCCATTAGTAATGCGTAAGCTTATCCAAAAATATCAAAGTGAAAATGGCAAATTAGCAATCGATGAAAAAATCATCGGTGCTATCAACGAAGCTGATCGTTTATATATTATTGCTGCAGGTACTAGCTACCACGCAGGTCTTGTTGGAAAACAAATGATTGAACAACTTGCAAAAGTACCAGTTGAAGTACACGTAGCAAGTGAATTCAACTACAATATGCCAATCCTTTCTGAACGTCCGTTATTTATCTTTATTTCTCAGTCTGGAGAAACAGCAGATAGCCGTGCAGTATTAGTACAAGTGAAAGAATTAGGCTACAAAGCATTAACCATTACAAACGTTCCTGGATCTACACTATCTCGTGAAGCGGACTACACGTTATTATTACATGCTGGCCCTGAGATTGCTGTTGCGTCAACAAAAGCATATACAGCTCAATTAGGTGTGTTAGCTATTTTAGCTACAGTGACGGCAGAAACAAAAGGTATGGAGCTAGACTTTGATTTAGTTCAAGAGCTAGGCATCGTTGCCAATGCAATGGAAGTACTATGTAACATGAAAGAAGAAGTAGAAGATATCGCTCGCAAATTCTTATCTACAACAAGAAACTGTTTCTTTATCGGACGCACAGTAGACTTCTATGTAGGTTTAGAAGGTGCACTTAAGTTAAAAGAAATCTCATACATCCAAGCGGAAGGTTTCGCTGGTGGAGAGTTAAAACACGGTACAATCGCGTTAATTGAAGAAGGTACGCCTGTTATTGCTATTTCTACGCAGGAGCATGTAGACTTAAGCATTCGTGGAAACGTTAAAGAAGTTGTAGCACGTGGAGCTAATCCTTGCATCATCTCCATGAAAGGTTTAGAAACAGAAGAAGATAGCTTTGTTGTACCAAAAGTTTACGACTTATTATCTCCTTTAGTATCTGTAATCCCATTACAACTTATCGCTTACTACGCAGCTCTTCACAGAGACTGTGACGTAGACAAACCACGTAACCTTGCAAAATCAGTAACAGTAGAATAA